The Aspergillus flavus chromosome 2, complete sequence region AGGGGCTGCTAAGTTGGGATATTTTGCCAGTGGACGTGAAGCGAAATAAATCGTATACAGCTGTGTTACGGCTCAATTGCCAACAAGCGGCTTCAATCGTATTGAGACTGCATTGGACTGACGAATCTTTAGCTTCTGGGCTCTACTATATGTCGGAGCTTGTAGAAGAACACACTGTTCTCGCCCGTCGCCTTTTGACTCGGTTGATATACAGCATTATCCTCATCCAGATCCTCCTATTCGTATTTGACCggtttcctttctctctatcCCTTCTCGGCATCGGTTCGCACATCGTTTATGCAAGCAATTTAAGACGGTTTCCTATCGTCAAGCTATCGGATCCCTTTTTCATTCTGTCATGTGTTCTTGTTGGTCTAAACCATTGGCTGTGGTTCCGTCATTTCTCAAAACCTCTACCTGCGTCGCGAGCTGCATCCAGCTGGCGTCAACCATACCAAATTAATGCGGAGGACATGCCGACTTTCACTGAAGTTGCATCTTATTTCGGACTTTGTGTCTGGCTGGTCCCTTTTGCGCTCTTTGTCAGCCTTAGTGCGGGTGAAAATGTCTTGCCCAGCATAGGGTCCGAATATGCTACTGGCGATCATGTTTCAGCCCCAGGGTTTGCTCGTAATACTTTGACTTCAGATGGGAAATCCAAGAACAAGGGCATGGCAAAGGTTCTGGTGGATAGTGTTCGGGACTGGGTCAAAGAAAACGGCGAATTGATGGGATTTTGGAGAGGTGAACGCTCGAAAAGGTTCTGAGGCGCTACAAAACTACGTAATGAGCATTATTCTGGTCTCCTAGTCAGGTTAATGTATTTGTCCTACGATCACCGTTCAAAGTGACAATAAATCGAAGAGCAGCATGAGCGGGTTACTTGGCTCTGATCAGACTTCACGCACCTATATAAACCTAAGTGGGCGGCAGAAACTTTGCATTGTTGAAGGTGCTAATAGATATTGATGTAAGTACAAGCGGAGGGGTATATAACACTTTGAAATTTGTTCTGCGGCGCGATTGAAACCAgacaaagagagaaaacggCGAAGGTTGAGAAAAAAGGGGGACAAGAACACGATTTAAGCAGCCGGTAGGAAATAGGTATGTGCAAGTCATGTCATAACCGATAGAAGCATACGAGAGCCCTTCCCTGCATTGAGTACGACCAAAAGATAGCTGTCGTTTAAAACAAGGACGGGCTAGTGTGGGAGAAAGTTCAAACAAAAATGTAGGTTGTGTAAGTAATGTGAGATTAGAAAAGCAAGAGCCATCTTTGGTGATTATCATTGGTTGTAGATGTTCCCCTTTTGACGCTTGGCTGAATCTGTATGCTCGAGTCATTTATAGTTCGTTCAAATCATGATGGCCTCGGTCGTTGAAGCAATGTCCGTTTGCAATATCAACGACAAGGTGAGGTGATTGTGCGGGTGGGATAAAGGCAgaacatatatataaagtgGACCGCTCAGATTCTCCTCGGTGCAGCTGGCTGAGCGGACAAGACGCAGGCGATCAGGCTAACAATCGTCAATCTCGTGACTTTAGCAAGGAATAGTCGAATCTactcaccatcatcatcgtgcgcagaaggaaaaggagaccTAAGATTATTAACCTCCATGAAAAGTAGAgagctttctcttcttttcgatTTGATGGAACGCGAAGCTTCAGGATTTGGTGTTAGCAACCTGCTCGTTGTGGGAGGACTGGTATGCTTCTCGTTATTACTTTCCAAGAGATTGCCAGAGGACTGATCGTAGCTCGACTGGTATGGCATACATTCATCACGGTCACGAGGATCCCCCTGTTTACGGAAAGTTGTTTTTGTATGCAAAGTCGGCATCTCTGTCAGCATCTGGCATGGCGTAAAATGAGAAACCTCTGGAGATGTAGGACTATCTATGTTTAAATCCTCAGTGTCGGAACACATGCCTAGCAGGTTCTCGAAGATTCGCTCGAATTCAGTAAGAAACATCGAGAAAACTGGTGCTGGGATGTTTAATGTTGGAGCAAAAACTATGCCAACATTTCTGACCGTCATTTTATTGACATCAGAGTTGTTCACGATGATAATCAAAAACTGGACCAATGCTCGCAGTAAAGCCAAGTTTGGCCTCGGAAGTCTGTGGACAAGCGAGTTTAATGCGGCGATCTTATCCTGCCTTTCATTAAGTTCTGGAACGAAGACCATTAGCATCAATATTCGCAAACATCACTCCACATCAATATCCGTGCTTACCAAGTACTCGCAAAAACTCGATATGAAGTTCACGAGTAAGAACAGTAGTGGGCAACTCTCGCAGATATTGTTTGAAAAGCGAGGCCACGGCATGTACATCGTAATATTGATCACCGGCGAGAAAGTCCACATCCCCTTCAGTATTGAACCTTTCTTTGAGCGCCTTGACAACGATGTTTGACCCACTCAACCGAAATATCCCTTCCTCTGATTCTGCacccttggccttgagaTACTCGATGCAACGGTAGACTACAGCAGGCAAATCAACGTCGACGCCCCGCGGCGCACAAAACTGCACCGCCTCCGCCAATGGGATACCGAAGACTGGCCTGACAAGGTCCCTTCTATCACCCGAGGTAAGGTTTTGTGGTTGAACTGATGGAGAGTCATAACTGGCTTGTAGTTGTGAGGCAAGGTCGACTGACGATCTCGTGCGGAAGCCCCAAATGCTAcgttttttttctttggtacTAGTTGCCGATTTGTTGCCCCAAGCTCCCGCGTCCTGGATAACAGCTCCATTTGTGGGTCCAGATATTATTCTAGACGAGAGCTGGCTAGGGTCTGGCACATGGTTCGTTGCTTGGGTTGCATCTGTAGGGTCGGTTGGTGACATCTGGGAAAAAGTGGGTGACCTAAGTGCCTGTTGTTCGTAAGGTGGTCCGAACACTGGTGGTTCGGCAGGGACAGCATCCTCGTAACTAAATCCTTGAACTAGATCGAGGCCATCAAGATCCGAACTGTCGGTTGTtctgttgttcttgtttCCGTTTGAAGGCATTTTGGGGTTGACTGTTATGTTGGCAAGGTGTACACCAGAAGCCTGACCCCTGGAGGATCCACTATTCGATCCTTCGTTCTCGGACTGCCCTTCTACATATTCCAAGAGTGCCTCTACCCAAGAATCCCTCTCTTCGTCGCTTTCGGCACACAAAACATGTCGCACAAGAGCCGAAgaatcctttttctttggttccaGAATGAGAAATGCGTGGCGGTATTGATTGTCAGAGTCATCTTCAGCTCGTGTAGGCGGGCTATTATTTTGACCGTTTGTGCCCTGCGATTGCTTGCCAATCTGGGCATTGTAAATTTTGATAGTTCCCAGGTGAGGACCACCTGGCGATTCAAGGTATTTCAACTCGGGGCCATGCAGGACAAAATACCGAGCCTTCCAACCGCCAAAATTCTTGCCTCTTTTTGTCAaatacccttcttttctGGGCTTACCATCTGGACCACGTAGTATTTCGGAGCTCACATGTTGACTACCTTTTAGCAAACTTGTTTCATCGTCCCGGGGCTCAATGGCATCGGACGTGAGGAATTGGCATATAACCAGAGccgcttcttcatccattgGCGTATCGAGAAGGGCTTCGAAGTATGCATTTATTGCGGCTCGCCTCGCATCCACCTTTGCTGGGGAATGCCCACTGAATATGGATCTGTCTGGTAACTTCCCACCGTAGCTAGACAACTGTTTCAATTGTTGATCAAGTTGTGGGAGTGCCGCGATGACCTTTTCCACACGCCAGAGCTCCCTGTTTTCAGAACGTGAAGTGACGCTCAGTGTAAAAACAGGCTCCTCTTCTGAAGGCCTAGACGCTAAGTAACTGTTTCGCGAAGGGCGGAGCCGTGATGACGACACCTTAACTAGCACCAAAGGTAGCGCATTTGGAGATAACAGATAGCCTGGGTAGTCTTCTGAAACTAATCCACGATAAATACCATTGGTGTTTGGCACTGTGGACCTAGTACTTTCGGCTCTAACAGCCGCGTCTATCGAGGGGATAGATCGACTGGCTACATCGATTGGCAAGTAGGAATGTGTAGCGCTGAAGGGGGCCTGATACTTGCTGACATGAGGTGATAGAGCCAA contains the following coding sequences:
- a CDS encoding putative cholesterol transporter (hypothetical protein AOR_1_18154), with protein sequence MWILPLLGYLGVIVGFSFLTLAIASGLYYMSELVEEHTVLARRLLTRLIYSIILIQILLFVFDRFPFSLSLLGIGSHIVYASNLRRFPIVKLSDPFFILSCVLVGLNHWLWFRHFSKPLPASRAASSWRQPYQINAEDMPTFTEVASYFGLCVWLVPFALFVSLSAGENVLPSIGSEYATGDHVSAPGFARNTLTSDGKSKNKGMAKVLVDSVRDWVKENGELMGFWRGERSKRF
- a CDS encoding Rac GTPase-activating protein BCR/ABR, with translation MEANQSSTPSPISSVSVPGERSGQRIMPRTSSIDSAISSLSSASQSHKSSFDATALSQADIGNLITTAGSAEAVIVHLLKEKHHAASQNSQLWRLVDKQRTLILGLNKDLERALKEKERYRKKFKELQSPAPSLPPNNGLHFQHKAIQSEDKSLGQGNPEPGKSQYQGVSAPSPNSIGRNLSSSTIRSQNVAAQELSENLIKECSTGHKGGLDRRSGSQPPPPSVYSQQELAAASPSSLASSSSPVNDTMPGEDKQQRVPHPVRKPPPAPLNLVQGERTLLGNPDIYDSESEYEDILAVDELPIERGRRKTRDDDDREREAVLARERITVSSSRNESSHSTKAPADHLRRQAASIIEQSGSLTAPLSPRMTPGDHPIIIPPKSPGLPVSPRPEDRPPNSPLPRLPRDMTNNMASLPIASGSGLSGLALSPHVSKYQAPFSATHSYLPIDVASRSIPSIDAAVRAESTRSTVPNTNGIYRGLVSEDYPGYLLSPNALPLVLVKVSSSRLRPSRNSYLASRPSEEEPVFTLSVTSRSENRELWRVEKVIAALPQLDQQLKQLSSYGGKLPDRSIFSGHSPAKVDARRAAINAYFEALLDTPMDEEAALVICQFLTSDAIEPRDDETSLLKGSQHVSSEILRGPDGKPRKEGYLTKRGKNFGGWKARYFVLHGPELKYLESPGGPHLGTIKIYNAQIGKQSQGTNGQNNSPPTRAEDDSDNQYRHAFLILEPKKKDSSALVRHVLCAESDEERDSWVEALLEYVEGQSENEGSNSGSSRGQASGVHLANITVNPKMPSNGNKNNRTTDSSDLDGLDLVQGFSYEDAVPAEPPVFGPPYEQQALRSPTFSQMSPTDPTDATQATNHVPDPSQLSSRIISGPTNGAVIQDAGAWGNKSATSTKEKKRSIWGFRTRSSVDLASQLQASYDSPSVQPQNLTSGDRRDLVRPVFGIPLAEAVQFCAPRGVDVDLPAVVYRCIEYLKAKGAESEEGIFRLSGSNIVVKALKERFNTEGDVDFLAGDQYYDVHAVASLFKQYLRELPTTVLTRELHIEFLRVLELNERQDKIAALNSLVHRLPRPNLALLRALVQFLIIIVNNSDVNKMTVRNVGIVFAPTLNIPAPVFSMFLTEFERIFENLLGMCSDTEDLNIDSPTSPEVSHFTPCQMLTEMPTLHTKTTFRKQGDPRDRDECMPYQSSYDQSSGNLLESNNEKHTSPPTTSRLLTPNPEASRSIKSKRRESSLLFMEVNNLRSPFPSAHDDDA